A genomic region of Anas platyrhynchos isolate ZD024472 breed Pekin duck chromosome 19, IASCAAS_PekinDuck_T2T, whole genome shotgun sequence contains the following coding sequences:
- the MRPS7 gene encoding small ribosomal subunit protein uS7m, which translates to MAAPSAAGLGRRLRAWLPRLTQVRWTRYNPSFVEPEVNKELYRKPWDELSEEEKEKQELRALQPIKAAPPSVSCSVFSDPMISKFTNMMMKNGNKVLARSLMAQTLEAIKRKQLEKYHKAPEDEKEKIECNPYVIFHQALKNCQPIIGLSNITKGGKTYQVPVPLKDNRKRFLAMKWLITECRENKHRRMLMPEKLSQELLLAFNNEGPIIKKKHVLHKMAEANRAYAHFRWW; encoded by the exons ATGGCGGCGCCCAGCGCGGCGGGGCTGGGCCGGCGGCTGCGGGCCTGGCTGCCCCG GCTGACACAAGTGCGATGGACTCGCTACAACCCCAGCTTCGTAGAGCCAGAAGTGAACAAGGAATTGTATCGGAAGCCTTGGGATGAGCTgtctgaggaagaaaaggaaaaacaagagctTAGGGCTCTTCAACCCATAAAAGCAGCTCCTCCCAGTGTGTCCTGCTCCGTGTTCAGCGACCCTATGATCAG CAAATTCACCAATATGATGATGAAGAATGGAAATAAAGTGCTGGCCAGAAGCCTTATGGCTCAG ACTCTAGAGGCCATTAAGAGGAAGCAGCTGGAGAAGTACCACAAAGCTCCAGAAGATGAGAAGGAGAAAATTGAATGCAACCCTTATGTCATTTTCCACCAGGCTCTGAAAAACTGCCAACCCATCATTGGACTCAGCAACATCACGAAAGGTGGCAAAACCTACCAG GTCCCAGTCCCCCTGAAGGACAATCGGAAACGCTTCCTGGCCATGAAGTGGTTAATCACTGAGTGCAGGGAGAACAAGCACCGGCGCATGCTGATGCCTGAGAAGCTctcccaggagctgctcctggcctTCAACAACGAAGGGCCCATCATCAAGAAGAAGCATGTGCTGCACAAGATGGCAGAGGCCAACCGGGCTTACGCCCACTTCCGCTGGTGGTAG
- the GGA3 gene encoding ADP-ribosylation factor-binding protein GGA3 isoform X1: MAEAEGESLESWLNKATNPSNRQEDWEYIIGFCDQINKELEGPQIAVRLLAHKIQSPQEWEAVQALTVLEACMKNCGRRFHNEVGKFRFLNELIKVVSPKYLGDRVSEKVKTKVIELLYSWTVALPEESKIKDAYYMLKRQGIVMFDPVIPADKTLIPSPPPRPKNPVFDDEEKSKLLAKLLKSKNPDDLQEANKLIKSMVKEDEARIQKVTKRMHTLEEVNNNVKLLNEMLVHYSKEESSEADRELMKELYERCETKRRTLFKLASETEDNDSSLGDILQASDNLSRVINSYKKIIEGQVINGEVDLPVTSAVEGSNSTSNLNTLIDLAGLDVSGTPPPPMPPTTLTPAPPAAPAPAEIPILPPPPQTFAQLRSSSLSQVEAAPAQQSSTANSLSLLDEELLCLGLNDPAPAAVKETSENNQWSMFENDQLDLDFFNPKTVTVACNPAGNPLLHHTSQTTCGTSVPLPSAFTASQTASSIPAPISAPFAFSAGPAAPVGPPKTVPAAPGYFSSSVGSNMPHKIDALGQLLEEAKGTATQGMATPSVFPGVTLPAPVTSSPLIAPAGLPVTAPGAPPMPFPSSCTAGSGSPLFQPASFQQQGSPMKAPEISLANVHVPLESIKPSSALPVTAYDKNGFRILLHFAKECPPGRSDVLVVVVSMLNTAPLPVKNIVLQAAVPKSMKVKLQPPSGTELSPFNPIQPPAAITQVMLLANPTKEKVRLRYRLSFTLGDQPSTEVGEVDQFPPVEQWGNL, from the exons ATGGCGGAGGCGGAGGGGGAGAGCCTGGAGTCGTGGCTGA ATAAAGCCACTAACCCATCTAACAGGCAAGAAGACTGGGAATACATCATTGGATTCTGTGACCAGATCAACAAAGAGCTTGAAGG GCCACAGATAGCTGTGAGACTCCTGGCTCACAAGATCCAGTCGCCGCAGGAATGGGAGGCAGTCCAAGCCTTGACA GTGCTGGAAGCTTGTATGAAGAACTGTGGGAGAAGATTTCATAATGAAGTAGGAAAGTTTCGCTTTTTGAATGAGTTAATAAAGGTTGTGTCTCCAAAG TACCTGGGAGACCGGGTCTCGGAAAAGGTGAAGACCAAAGTGATTGAATTGCTGTATAGCTGGACAGTGGCGCTGCCAGAAGAATCCAAAATCAAGGATGCCTACTACATGCTGAAGCGACAAG GGATTGTTATGTTTGATCCTGTGATTCCTGCGGACAAAACCTTGATTCCTTCTCCACCACCTCGTCCCAAAAATCCTGTGTTTGATGATGAGGAGAAATCCAAG CTTCTGGCCaaactgctgaaaagcaaaaaccCAGATGATTTACAAGAGGCAAACAAGCTTATAAAATCCATGGTAAAAGAG GATGAGGCTCGGATTCAAAAAGTCACAAAACGCATGCACACGCTGGAAGAAGTAAATAACAACGTAAAACTGCTGAATGAGATGTTGGTTCATTACAGCAAAGAGGAGTCATCAGAGGCAGACAGAGAGCTCATGAAG GAGCTCTACGAAAGGTGTGAAACCAAAAGACGGACGCTGTTCAAGCTAGCCAGTGAGACAGAGGATAATGACAGCAGCTTGG GGGATATTCTGCAGGCCAGTGACAACTTATCCCGTGTGATAAATtcctataaaaaaataatagaggGGCAAGTGATCAATGGTGAAGTGGATCTCCCTGTGACGTCAGCAGTGGAAG GGAGTAACTCCACAAGTAACCTCAACACCCTCATTGACCTTGCTGGATTGGATGTCTCCGGCACGCCGCCGCCTCCGATGCCGCCCACCACCCTGACGccagcccccccggcagccccggccccagcagAGATCCCCATtctcccacctcctccacagACGTTTGCGCAGTTGCGGAGCAGTTCCTTGAGCCAAGTGGAAGCTGCACCtgctcagcagagcagcactgccaaCTCCCTTTCCTTGCTGGATGAGGAGCTTCTGTGCTTAG gcCTGAATgacccagcccctgcagcagtgAAGGAGACATCAGAAAACAACCAGTGGAGCATGTTTGAG AACGACCAATTGGACCTGGATTTCTTTAATCCGAAGACGGTGACTGTTGCTTGCAACCCTGCAGGGAACCCTCTTCTCCATCACACATCCCAGACCACATGTGGAACGTCAGTGCCGCTGCCTTCTGCTTTCACAGCCTCTCAGACTGCTTCCAGCATCCCTGCACCAATCTCCGCACCATTTGCATTCTCTGCTGGACCAGCTGCACCTGTGGGGCCTCCCAAGACTGTTCCAGCTGCTCCTGGGTACTTCAGCTCATCTGTGGGGAGCAATATGCCACATAAGATAGATGCGTTAGGACAACTTCTTGAAGAAGCCAAAGG GACTGCCACCCAAGGCATGGCAACTCCCTCAGTGTTCCCTGGGGTTACTTTGCCGGCCCCTGTCACCTCTTCTCCATTAATAGCACCTGCAGGGCTGCCAGTCACTGCCCCAGGAGCTCCTCCAATGCCTTTCCCAAGCagctgcactgctggctcagggAGCCCTCTCTTCCAGCCAGCATCATTCCAGCAGCAAGGCAGTCCCATGAAAGCACCTGAAATTTCTTTGGCCAACGTTCACGTTCCCTTGGAATCCATTAAACCTA GCAGCGCCCTCCCGGTGACGGCCTATGACAAAAACGGCTTCCGGATCCTCTTGCATTTCGCCAAGGAGTGCCCCCCAGGACGGTCGGATGTGCTGGTTGTGGTAGTCTCGATGCTGAACACGGCACCGCTTCCTGTGAAGAACAttgtgctgcaggctgctgtccCAAAG tcCATGAAAGTGAAGTTACAACCACCCTCTGGCACAGAGCTGTCTCCATTCAATCCCATCCAGCCACCTGCTGCCATCACCCAAGTCATGCTTCTGGCAAATCCTACAAAG GAGAAGGTGAGGCTGAGGTACAGACTGTCCTTCACACTGGGAGACCAGCCCAGCACAGAGGTTGGCGAAGTGGATCAGTTTCCCCCAGTAGAGCAGTGGGGGAATCTATGA
- the GGA3 gene encoding ADP-ribosylation factor-binding protein GGA3 isoform X2 codes for MKNCGRRFHNEVGKFRFLNELIKVVSPKYLGDRVSEKVKTKVIELLYSWTVALPEESKIKDAYYMLKRQGIVMFDPVIPADKTLIPSPPPRPKNPVFDDEEKSKLLAKLLKSKNPDDLQEANKLIKSMVKEDEARIQKVTKRMHTLEEVNNNVKLLNEMLVHYSKEESSEADRELMKELYERCETKRRTLFKLASETEDNDSSLGDILQASDNLSRVINSYKKIIEGQVINGEVDLPVTSAVEGSNSTSNLNTLIDLAGLDVSGTPPPPMPPTTLTPAPPAAPAPAEIPILPPPPQTFAQLRSSSLSQVEAAPAQQSSTANSLSLLDEELLCLGLNDPAPAAVKETSENNQWSMFENDQLDLDFFNPKTVTVACNPAGNPLLHHTSQTTCGTSVPLPSAFTASQTASSIPAPISAPFAFSAGPAAPVGPPKTVPAAPGYFSSSVGSNMPHKIDALGQLLEEAKGTATQGMATPSVFPGVTLPAPVTSSPLIAPAGLPVTAPGAPPMPFPSSCTAGSGSPLFQPASFQQQGSPMKAPEISLANVHVPLESIKPSSALPVTAYDKNGFRILLHFAKECPPGRSDVLVVVVSMLNTAPLPVKNIVLQAAVPKSMKVKLQPPSGTELSPFNPIQPPAAITQVMLLANPTKEKVRLRYRLSFTLGDQPSTEVGEVDQFPPVEQWGNL; via the exons ATGAAGAACTGTGGGAGAAGATTTCATAATGAAGTAGGAAAGTTTCGCTTTTTGAATGAGTTAATAAAGGTTGTGTCTCCAAAG TACCTGGGAGACCGGGTCTCGGAAAAGGTGAAGACCAAAGTGATTGAATTGCTGTATAGCTGGACAGTGGCGCTGCCAGAAGAATCCAAAATCAAGGATGCCTACTACATGCTGAAGCGACAAG GGATTGTTATGTTTGATCCTGTGATTCCTGCGGACAAAACCTTGATTCCTTCTCCACCACCTCGTCCCAAAAATCCTGTGTTTGATGATGAGGAGAAATCCAAG CTTCTGGCCaaactgctgaaaagcaaaaaccCAGATGATTTACAAGAGGCAAACAAGCTTATAAAATCCATGGTAAAAGAG GATGAGGCTCGGATTCAAAAAGTCACAAAACGCATGCACACGCTGGAAGAAGTAAATAACAACGTAAAACTGCTGAATGAGATGTTGGTTCATTACAGCAAAGAGGAGTCATCAGAGGCAGACAGAGAGCTCATGAAG GAGCTCTACGAAAGGTGTGAAACCAAAAGACGGACGCTGTTCAAGCTAGCCAGTGAGACAGAGGATAATGACAGCAGCTTGG GGGATATTCTGCAGGCCAGTGACAACTTATCCCGTGTGATAAATtcctataaaaaaataatagaggGGCAAGTGATCAATGGTGAAGTGGATCTCCCTGTGACGTCAGCAGTGGAAG GGAGTAACTCCACAAGTAACCTCAACACCCTCATTGACCTTGCTGGATTGGATGTCTCCGGCACGCCGCCGCCTCCGATGCCGCCCACCACCCTGACGccagcccccccggcagccccggccccagcagAGATCCCCATtctcccacctcctccacagACGTTTGCGCAGTTGCGGAGCAGTTCCTTGAGCCAAGTGGAAGCTGCACCtgctcagcagagcagcactgccaaCTCCCTTTCCTTGCTGGATGAGGAGCTTCTGTGCTTAG gcCTGAATgacccagcccctgcagcagtgAAGGAGACATCAGAAAACAACCAGTGGAGCATGTTTGAG AACGACCAATTGGACCTGGATTTCTTTAATCCGAAGACGGTGACTGTTGCTTGCAACCCTGCAGGGAACCCTCTTCTCCATCACACATCCCAGACCACATGTGGAACGTCAGTGCCGCTGCCTTCTGCTTTCACAGCCTCTCAGACTGCTTCCAGCATCCCTGCACCAATCTCCGCACCATTTGCATTCTCTGCTGGACCAGCTGCACCTGTGGGGCCTCCCAAGACTGTTCCAGCTGCTCCTGGGTACTTCAGCTCATCTGTGGGGAGCAATATGCCACATAAGATAGATGCGTTAGGACAACTTCTTGAAGAAGCCAAAGG GACTGCCACCCAAGGCATGGCAACTCCCTCAGTGTTCCCTGGGGTTACTTTGCCGGCCCCTGTCACCTCTTCTCCATTAATAGCACCTGCAGGGCTGCCAGTCACTGCCCCAGGAGCTCCTCCAATGCCTTTCCCAAGCagctgcactgctggctcagggAGCCCTCTCTTCCAGCCAGCATCATTCCAGCAGCAAGGCAGTCCCATGAAAGCACCTGAAATTTCTTTGGCCAACGTTCACGTTCCCTTGGAATCCATTAAACCTA GCAGCGCCCTCCCGGTGACGGCCTATGACAAAAACGGCTTCCGGATCCTCTTGCATTTCGCCAAGGAGTGCCCCCCAGGACGGTCGGATGTGCTGGTTGTGGTAGTCTCGATGCTGAACACGGCACCGCTTCCTGTGAAGAACAttgtgctgcaggctgctgtccCAAAG tcCATGAAAGTGAAGTTACAACCACCCTCTGGCACAGAGCTGTCTCCATTCAATCCCATCCAGCCACCTGCTGCCATCACCCAAGTCATGCTTCTGGCAAATCCTACAAAG GAGAAGGTGAGGCTGAGGTACAGACTGTCCTTCACACTGGGAGACCAGCCCAGCACAGAGGTTGGCGAAGTGGATCAGTTTCCCCCAGTAGAGCAGTGGGGGAATCTATGA